The Chlorocebus sabaeus isolate Y175 chromosome 1, mChlSab1.0.hap1, whole genome shotgun sequence genome includes a region encoding these proteins:
- the LOC103247916 gene encoding olfactory receptor 52D1-like: MPPLNTSRPSPVTFLLMGIPGLEHLHVWIGIPFCSMYMVALVGNVTILAVVKAERSLHQPMFLFLCMLSVTDLVLSTSTLPRMLCLFWLRVHDIAFDACLAQMFLIHSFTAMESGFFLAMAIDRYVAICDPLRHATILTHSRITIMGIIVVCRGVAFFSPHPILLKQLPYCRTRIIAHTYCEFMAVVKLACMDISATKSYSLSMASIIGSCDVILIAVSYVFILRSVFRLPSREASFKALATCGSHVCVILVFYSTAGFSIFTHRFGKNVPAHVHIFIANMYLLIPPFLNPIVYGVRTKKIREHVLKVLRVKAA; this comes from the coding sequence atgcctcCTCTCAACACTTCTCGTCCATCTCCTGTCACCTTCTTGCTGATGGGCATCCCAGGACTAGAGCATCTTCATGTCTGGATTGGGATTCCCTTCTGCTCCATGTACATGGTGGCCTTGGTGGGGAATGTGACCATCCTGGCTGTGGTGAAGGCAGAGAGAAGCCTCCATCAGCCTATGTTCCTGTTTCTGTGCATGCTCTCAGTTACTGACCTTGTCCTCTCCACATCCACACTGCCCCGCATGCTCTGTCTGTTCTGGCTCAGAGTTCATGACATTGCCTTTGATGCTTGCCTGGCCCAAATGTTCTTAATCCACAGCTTTACTGCCATGGAATCTGGCTTCTTCCTCGCCATGGCCATTGACCGCTATGTGGCCATCTGTGACCCACTGCGCCACGCCACCATTCTCACACACAGTCGCATAACTATAATGGGTATCATTGTCGTGTGTCGGGGAGTagctttcttttctccacatcccatCCTGCTGAAACAGCTGCCCTACTGCAGAACTCGAATCATTGCCCACACCTACTGTGAGTTTATGGCTGTGGTGAAGCTGGCGTGTATGGACATAAGTGCTACCAAAAGCTATAGCCTCAGTATGGCTTCTATCATTGGTTCATGTGATGTCATTCTCATTGCTGTATCCTATGTCTTCATCCTGCGCTCTGTATTCCGCCTGCCATCTCGAGAAGCTAGCTTCAAGGCTTTGGCCACGTGTGGCTCCCATGTCTGTGTCATCCTTGTTTTCTATTCCACAGCTGGGTTTTCAATTTTCACTCATCGTTTTGGGAAAAACGTGCCAGCACATGTTCACATTTTCATTGCAAATATGTACCTTTTGATTCCCCCTTTTCTCAATCCCATTGTGTATGGAGTAAGGACCAAGAAAATACGGGAGCATGTTCTTAAGGTGCTAAGGGTCAAAGCTGCTTGA